The Aquila chrysaetos chrysaetos chromosome 6, bAquChr1.4, whole genome shotgun sequence genome window below encodes:
- the PLEKHN1 gene encoding pleckstrin homology domain-containing family N member 1 isoform X2: protein MGNVTCVPQAPGRLGGSFRRKPSLKKEQNGKKKLPSFFGIEGGQERDTTTDKILQYIPGKNIQNQENQKENFDQRFPSLFKKGRRKTVVRNLGKMIYYSKVKFKFQHCQEVNDCFLELFQSYLYFQSMGSNGLTYQGLLPLKELNVCEIENGKSTGQEDHAFRIAGPLLNPLIVFCPTESELKQWLYHLEKQIQLNGGSLGLPFLSQNDWKQSSMGKEELRWSVQNMPVQEWRGTQRESLGDVLCVSKVKLQHLPFQEQHDRLLVLYPSTLVIVSEERNSLCFKGELPLNAIQVLFEENEKTSFLIEGRLINSIRVICRSYDDYQEWLYCLKTAQFRNADSSLSGSESFSGSKLPHPGQFAGSGRGSLTSDGRTNSWASGGRVATLTHLSQTSGSLPDGQSFLPMPESRVLEDPVSPGYSQPLHSLAQTNWPSTGLPAQDLRRGGSARKSKGKCGPSGQQLPSQDTERTACGLIPENPDGELLSSVYNEPYSAHSSRRRPAAPLPHLDLSNFLQCHGQTGSAQANGCSAIPVPQHLSLQKRNCQPLPSSHCREVPAALSYSTPGTSCRLQLRPPADASYLEEISSLREEHLGPSLQPPDGYVGTYDLPEASCPHRDSAAYHDYAELQSFQSDFSYDNLWEAEAKELDTPHVSPAPGHQFYQA, encoded by the exons acaaaatggcaagaaaaaacTGCCCAGCTTTTTTGGTAtagaaggagggcaggagagagaTACGACCACAGACAAAATCCTGCAGTATATTCCAGGAAAG AATATTCAGAACcaggaaaaccagaaagaaaacttcGACCAGAGGTTCCCCAGCCTGTTCAAGAAGGGACGAAGGAAAACGGTTGTCAGGAATCTGGGCAAAATGATCTATTACTCCAAGGTCAAGTTTAAGTTCCAGCACTGCCAG GAGGTGAATGACTGCTTCTTGGAGCTGTTCCAGTCTTACCTGTACTTCCAGTCTATGGGCTCCAACGGACTCACCTACCAG GGACTGCTGCCTTTAAAAGAGCTGAATGTGTGTGAAATTGAGAACGGGAAGAGCACTGGGCAGGAGGATCACGCTTTCCGCATTGCAG GTCCTCTGCTGAATCCCCTTATCGTGTTCTGCCCTACTGAGTCAGAGCTGAAGCAGTGGCTTTATCACCTGGAGAAACAGATCCAGCTAAACGGAGGAAGCCTTGGCTTGCCCTTCCTCTCTCAG AATGACTGGAAGCAGAGCTccatggggaaggaggagctgcGGTGGTCCGTGCAGAACATGCCCGTCCAGGAGTGGCGAGGGACCCAGCGGGAATCCCTAGGCGATGTCCTCTGTGTTTCCAAAGTGAAGCTTCAGCATCTGCCTTTCCAG GAGCAGCATGACCGGCTGTTAGTGCTTTACCCGTCCACGCTGGTGATAGTATCTGAAGAGCGCAACAGCCTCTGTTTTAAG GGTGAGCTGCCACTCAACGCCATCCAAGTGCTTTTTGAAGAGAATGAGAAAACCTCCTTTTTAATAGAAG GTCGACTAATCAATTCGATCCGGGTGATCTGCCGCAGCTATGACGATTACCAGGAGTGGCTCTACTGTCTCAAAACAGCCCAGTTTCGAAATGCCGACTCCTCCCTCTCCGGATCAGAGAGTTTCTCGGGATCAAAGCTGCCACACCCCGGCCAG TTTGCCGGCAGCGGGAGAGGGTCGCTCACTTCTGACGGCCGTACAAACTCCTGGGCGTCGGGAGGGAGAGTGGCCACCTTAACGCACCTCTCCCAGACCAGCGGCTCTCTCCCCGACGGACAATCCTTCCTGCCGATGCCTGAGAGCAGGGTGCTCGAAGACCCCGTCTCCCCTGGCTATTCCCAGCCTCTCCAT TCCCTGGCGCAGACCAACTGGCCGAGCACGGGGCTGCCCGCGCAGGACCTGCGGAGGGGGGGCAGCGCCAGAAAATCCAAGGGCAAATGCGGGCCGTCTggccagcagctgcccagccaGGACACGGAGAGGACCGCCTGCGGCCTCATTCCCGAAAACCCCGACGGCGAGCTCCTGTCCTCGGTGTACAACGAGCCGTACTCGGCGCACAGCTCGCGGCGTCGCCCGGCGGCTCCCCTGCCGCACCTGGACCTGAGCAAC TTCCTGCAGTGTCACGGACAGACGGGTTCGGCACAGGCGAACGGATGCTCAGCCATCCCGGTACCCCAGCATCTctctctgcagaagaggaactgccagcccctgcccagcagTCACTGCAGAGAGGTGCCTGCAGCTCTGAGTTACAGCACCCCAGGCACCTCATGCCGTCTCCAGCTGCGGCCTCCTGCTGATGCTTCTTACCTTGAAGAG ATCTCTTCTCTGCGAGAGGAACATCTGGGCCCTTCATTGCAGCCACCAG atggGTATGTCGGCACTTACGACCTGCCAGAGGCCAGCTGCCCGCACCGCGACTCCGCAGCCTACCACGACTACGCCGAGCTCCAGAGCTTCCAGAGCGACTTCAGCTATGACAACCTGTGGGAAGCCGAGGCGAAGGAGCTGGACACCCCGCACGTCTCCCCAGCACCCGGCCACCAGTTTTACCAGGCTTGA
- the PLEKHN1 gene encoding pleckstrin homology domain-containing family N member 1 isoform X1 yields the protein MGNVTCVPQAPGRLGGSFRRKPSLKKEQNGKKKLPSFFGIEGGQERDTTTDKILQYIPGKNIQNQENQKENFDQRFPSLFKKGRRKTVVRNLGKMIYYSKVKFKFQHCQEVNDCFLELFQSYLYFQSMGSNGLTYQGLLPLKELNVCEIENGKSTGQEDHAFRIAGPLLNPLIVFCPTESELKQWLYHLEKQIQLNGGSLGLPFLSQNDWKQSSMGKEELRWSVQNMPVQEWRGTQRESLGDVLCVSKVKLQHLPFQEQHDRLLVLYPSTLVIVSEERNSLCFKGELPLNAIQVLFEENEKTSFLIEGRLINSIRVICRSYDDYQEWLYCLKTAQFRNADSSLSGSESFSGSKLPHPGQFAGSGRGSLTSDGRTNSWASGGRVATLTHLSQTSGSLPDGQSFLPMPESRVLEDPVSPGYSQPLHSLAQTNWPSTGLPAQDLRRGGSARKSKGKCGPSGQQLPSQDTERTACGLIPENPDGELLSSVYNEPYSAHSSRRRPAAPLPHLDLSNLNRWSLVGSQPSTASSSLEKPAVPRSPLYADPYTPSSPSARSAAGSSVLEEFLQCHGQTGSAQANGCSAIPVPQHLSLQKRNCQPLPSSHCREVPAALSYSTPGTSCRLQLRPPADASYLEEISSLREEHLGPSLQPPDGYVGTYDLPEASCPHRDSAAYHDYAELQSFQSDFSYDNLWEAEAKELDTPHVSPAPGHQFYQA from the exons acaaaatggcaagaaaaaacTGCCCAGCTTTTTTGGTAtagaaggagggcaggagagagaTACGACCACAGACAAAATCCTGCAGTATATTCCAGGAAAG AATATTCAGAACcaggaaaaccagaaagaaaacttcGACCAGAGGTTCCCCAGCCTGTTCAAGAAGGGACGAAGGAAAACGGTTGTCAGGAATCTGGGCAAAATGATCTATTACTCCAAGGTCAAGTTTAAGTTCCAGCACTGCCAG GAGGTGAATGACTGCTTCTTGGAGCTGTTCCAGTCTTACCTGTACTTCCAGTCTATGGGCTCCAACGGACTCACCTACCAG GGACTGCTGCCTTTAAAAGAGCTGAATGTGTGTGAAATTGAGAACGGGAAGAGCACTGGGCAGGAGGATCACGCTTTCCGCATTGCAG GTCCTCTGCTGAATCCCCTTATCGTGTTCTGCCCTACTGAGTCAGAGCTGAAGCAGTGGCTTTATCACCTGGAGAAACAGATCCAGCTAAACGGAGGAAGCCTTGGCTTGCCCTTCCTCTCTCAG AATGACTGGAAGCAGAGCTccatggggaaggaggagctgcGGTGGTCCGTGCAGAACATGCCCGTCCAGGAGTGGCGAGGGACCCAGCGGGAATCCCTAGGCGATGTCCTCTGTGTTTCCAAAGTGAAGCTTCAGCATCTGCCTTTCCAG GAGCAGCATGACCGGCTGTTAGTGCTTTACCCGTCCACGCTGGTGATAGTATCTGAAGAGCGCAACAGCCTCTGTTTTAAG GGTGAGCTGCCACTCAACGCCATCCAAGTGCTTTTTGAAGAGAATGAGAAAACCTCCTTTTTAATAGAAG GTCGACTAATCAATTCGATCCGGGTGATCTGCCGCAGCTATGACGATTACCAGGAGTGGCTCTACTGTCTCAAAACAGCCCAGTTTCGAAATGCCGACTCCTCCCTCTCCGGATCAGAGAGTTTCTCGGGATCAAAGCTGCCACACCCCGGCCAG TTTGCCGGCAGCGGGAGAGGGTCGCTCACTTCTGACGGCCGTACAAACTCCTGGGCGTCGGGAGGGAGAGTGGCCACCTTAACGCACCTCTCCCAGACCAGCGGCTCTCTCCCCGACGGACAATCCTTCCTGCCGATGCCTGAGAGCAGGGTGCTCGAAGACCCCGTCTCCCCTGGCTATTCCCAGCCTCTCCAT TCCCTGGCGCAGACCAACTGGCCGAGCACGGGGCTGCCCGCGCAGGACCTGCGGAGGGGGGGCAGCGCCAGAAAATCCAAGGGCAAATGCGGGCCGTCTggccagcagctgcccagccaGGACACGGAGAGGACCGCCTGCGGCCTCATTCCCGAAAACCCCGACGGCGAGCTCCTGTCCTCGGTGTACAACGAGCCGTACTCGGCGCACAGCTCGCGGCGTCGCCCGGCGGCTCCCCTGCCGCACCTGGACCTGAGCAAC CTGAACAGATGGAGCTTGGTGGGAAGTCAACCCTCGACAGCTTCCAGCTCCCTGGAGAAGCCGGCCGTGCCCCGCTCCCCGCTGTACGCTGACCCCTATACGCCCAGCTCTCCCAGTGCCCGCAGCGCGGCGGGCTCCAGCGTCCTGGAAGAG TTCCTGCAGTGTCACGGACAGACGGGTTCGGCACAGGCGAACGGATGCTCAGCCATCCCGGTACCCCAGCATCTctctctgcagaagaggaactgccagcccctgcccagcagTCACTGCAGAGAGGTGCCTGCAGCTCTGAGTTACAGCACCCCAGGCACCTCATGCCGTCTCCAGCTGCGGCCTCCTGCTGATGCTTCTTACCTTGAAGAG ATCTCTTCTCTGCGAGAGGAACATCTGGGCCCTTCATTGCAGCCACCAG atggGTATGTCGGCACTTACGACCTGCCAGAGGCCAGCTGCCCGCACCGCGACTCCGCAGCCTACCACGACTACGCCGAGCTCCAGAGCTTCCAGAGCGACTTCAGCTATGACAACCTGTGGGAAGCCGAGGCGAAGGAGCTGGACACCCCGCACGTCTCCCCAGCACCCGGCCACCAGTTTTACCAGGCTTGA